From a region of the Syngnathus scovelli strain Florida chromosome 19, RoL_Ssco_1.2, whole genome shotgun sequence genome:
- the rps18 gene encoding small ribosomal subunit protein uS13 — protein MALVIPEKFQHILRVLNTNIDGRRKIAFAITAIKGVGRRYAHVVLRKADIDLNKRAGELTDEEVERVVTIMQNPRQYKIPDWFLNRQKDVKDGKFSQVLANGLDNKLREDLERLKKIRAHRGLRHFWGLRVRGQHTKTTGRRGRTVGVSKKK, from the exons ATG GCTTTGGTCATCCCCGAGAAATTCCAGCACATACTTCGTGTCTTGAACACAAACATTGATGGGAGGCGGAAAATCGCCTTTGCGATCACTGCCATCAAG GGTGTGGGCCGACGATACGCCCATGTGGTGCTGAGGAAAGCCGACATCGACCTCAACAAAAGAGCCGGCGAGCTGACTGATGAGGAG GTGGAGCGGGTGGTGACCATAATGCAAAATCCTCGCCAGTACAAAATCCCGGATTGGTTCCTCAACAGGCAGAAGGATGTCAAGGACGGGAAATTCAGTCAA GTGCTGGCCAACGGCCTGGACAACAAGCTGCGAGAAGATCTGGAGCGGCTGAAGAAAATACGTGCTCATCGCGGTCTCCGACACTTTTGGGG CTTGCGCGTACGCGGTCAGCACACCAAGACCACCGGCCGGCGCGGCCGCACCGTGGGCGTCTccaaaaagaaataa